The genomic DNA ACACGGGGGCAGGGATCCCGGCCGAAAAGCAGAAACTTATTTTCGAAGCTTTCCAACAGGCCGATGGCACTACCAGTCGCAAATATGGAGGTACTGGCCTCGGCTTGACGATTTCCCGTGAGTTGGCCCGTCTGCTTGGCGGTGAAATCAGCCTCCACAGCGACGGTGAAGGCACTGGATCCACCTTCATGCTGTATCTGCCGGAAGGTACTGCAGAATCCATGGATGCTCCTGCTGGCGAGGTTACCAGCGCAGCGGATATTGGCACTAATGCAGAAGCGCATACTGCCGCGCTGACTCAGACAGAAGCCGGTCGAGATGATTTTGTGGTGCGAGAAAAGACGGTTCTGATCGTTGAAGACGATAGTGAATTCGCTACGGTTCTTCTTGATCTGGCTGCTGATTATGGCCTGGAAGGGCATATCTGCTCTGACGGCGAAGCGGGGCTGGAATACGCCAGCCATTACCGGCCGAGTGCAATTATTCTGGATATCGGGCTCCCCGGTATCGACGGCTGGCAAGTCATGGAGAAGCTCAAGGCGGATCCGCGCACCAAGGACATCCCGGTGCACTTCTTGTCTGGCCGGGATGAGCGCAAGAAGGCTCTTGAGCTTGGCGCCATTGATTTCCTTACCAAGCCAGCCAAGCAGGACGACATACTCTCGGCCTTCGCCAAGATCGAGGGAGCTATTGAGACAAATGTTCGCCGCTTGCTGGTGGTCGAAGACAGCGAAATCCAGCACGAAAGTATTCGTGAGCTGTTTGATCAGAAAGGTGTGGAAATTACTGCCGCAACCAGCGGTGAGGAAGCCTTGAAGGCTCTCCGTGAAACCGTTTTCGATTGCATGATTCTGGATCTGACTCTGCCGGATATGAGTGGTTTTGAACTGTTGGAAACCCTCCATGCCAGTAAGGATTACGACAGCGTTCCGGTGGTAATCTATACCGGCAAGGATATGACGCGGGAAGAGGAAGCAAAACTACGTAAATATGCGGACCGCATCATCCTCAAAACGGAACGCTCCCATGAGCGCCTGTTGAACGAGGCGTCGCTGTTCCTGCACTGGCTGGAATCCACCTTGCCGGCCAACCGTCGCCCCAGTACCGATGCGATTGAGCATCGGGATGATATTTTTGAAGGCAAGCAGCTGTTGCTGGTGGACGATGACATGCGCAATATCTATGCGCTGTCGGCCCAGCTGGAAGAGCTGGGCTTCGATATCACCATCGCCAATAATGGCCGTGAGGCGCTGGGGGTTCTGGATGAGCATCCAGAGATGGATATTGTGCTGATGGATATCATGATGCCGGAAATGGATGGCTACGAAGCCATGACGCATATCCGTGAGCAGGCCCGTTTCCAGAAGTTGCCCATCCTGGCGCTTACGGCCAAGGCCATGAAAGACGACCGCGCCAAGTGTATCCAGGCAGGCGCCAATGATTACTGCTCAAAACCGATTGATATGGCGAAACTCACCTCGCTGTTGCGGGTCTGGCTTCATAAATAGGCGCTTGAGGATCAATGAATGGCTGAGCCTTACCCCATCGACGACGACGAGATCAGTGTCGAGGACATTGAGATCCGGCTGTTGTTAGAGGCGATTTACCAGATGTATGGGTATGATTTTCGCTCCTACAGTAAGGCCTCTATTCGTCGCCGGGTCATGCACCGAATGGCCATGTCCGGTTTTGCCTCGATCATGGAAATGACCGACAAGGTGCTCCGGGATCGGCCGTTCTTCGTAACCCTGCTTAACGATCTCACCGTCAATGTGACCGAGATGTACCGGGATCCGGAGTTCTACCGCGCTTTCCGTGAGGAGGTGGTGCCGGTATTGAAAACCTTCCCCTTCATCAAAATCTGGCATGCTGGCTGTTCCACCGGCGAGGAAATCTATTCCATGGCCATCCTGCTGGAGGAAGAGGGGCTCTACGACCGAGCCATGATCTATGCCACCGATATCGACAAGAATGTGCTGGCGTCAGCCAAAAAAGGCATCTATTCCATTGAGGCGGTAAAGCAGTATGGTGACAATTATCGTCGGGCAGGGGGCAAACACTCGCTGTCTGACTATTTTACCGCACGCTATGACAGCGTGATCATGGAGCAGCGCCTCAAGCGCAATATCGTTTTTGCTGACCATGACCTGGCAACGGATCAGGTTTTTGGTGAAATGCACGTTATCCTGTGCCGCAATGTATTGATCTACTTTGATCGTGCCTTGCAGGCCCGGGTAATCAGGCTATTCAGCGACAGCCTGGATATGGGCGGCTATCTCTGCCTGGGTACCAAGGAAAGCCTGCGTTTCAGTGGTCAGGAAGAGACCTTTGATGTGATCAACAAGCCGCTGCGGATTTTCCGCAAACGGCAACTACTTCACCACGCATGACTAGAGACAACCGATGATAGAGCAGAAGCTGCTACTCGTGGATGACCAACCCGCCAACCTGGTGTCGCTAGAGGCAGTCCTGGAGGGCGAGGGGCGCACCCTTATCAAGGCGCATTCCGGCCAGGAAGCGTTGAAGATTCTGCTTAAGGAAGATATATCCCTGGTGCTGCTGGATGTGCAGATGCCGGGGATGGATGGCTTTGAAGTCGCGGAATTGATGCGCCAGCGTAAGGATACGCAAACCATCCCCATTATTTTTGTTACCGCGATCAGCAAGGAAAAGAAATATGTATTTAAAGGCTACCAGGCAGGCGCTGTAGATTATCTATTCAAGCCCCTGGATCCATTGATTCTCAAGAGCAAAGTGGATTTTTTCCTCAGCCTGGACAAACAGCGGCGTGAGTTGCAGCAAAAGCTGCGTGAGGCACAGGCTCATCGTGCTGCCTATGAGGCCGGTAAGACCCAGCGCGGGGAGGGTAGCGGTAACTCATCGTGATGGACAGGATCGGGCCGGTAAAGGCGATTGTCATGGGGGCTTCCTGGGGAGGTCTGAATGCGTATACACGTATTCTGTCAGCATTGCCCGTGGGCTTCCCGGCCGCGATTCTGCTGGTTCAGCATCAGCACGCTAGCGCAGAAAATCGCCTGCCCTGGTTGTTGGCACGGTACTGTCAGTTACCGGTGATAGCACCGGAAGACAAGGAAGAAATTCTGCCTGGCTGTGTCTATGTGGCCCCCCCGGGTTATCACATGCTGGTGGAAGAGGATGAGACACTGGCATTTTCTGCCGGAAGGCCCGTGCTGTTTTCCCGGCCATCGGTAGACGAGCTGTTTCTTTCTGCAGGGGCGGTATACGGAAAACAGCTTGCAGCGGTTATTCTTACCGGCGCCAATGAAGATGGTGCCAAAGGGATTGACTATATTCGCCGTCGTGGCGGATTTACCATCGCTCAGTCACCGGTAAGCGCAGAAGCACCGGCAATGCCCGAAGCGGCAATAAAAACAGGTGCAGTTTCCAGAGTGCTCGATCTCGAAGCAATCGGGCCCTTTCTGGCAGAACAGGTTGCAGGGTAGTAGACCTATGAAGCAAAACATTTTGGTTGTGGATGACCACAGGGAAAATCTTATTGCCCTCGAAGCAATTCTTGATGGGGAAGGGCGAAATCTCGTTATGGCGCAATCGGGCAACGAGGCCCTTTCGCTGGCACTCAAGTATGATTTTGCGCTGGTGCTGCTGGATGTGCAGATGCCGGAAATGGACGGCTTTGAAGTCGCCGAGCTGATGCGCAAGAACAAGAAGACCCACCATATTCCCATCATTTTCGTTACCGCGATATCGAAAGAGCAGAAATACGTTTTCAAAGGTTACGAATGTGGTGCAGTGGACTATCTGTTCAAGCCCATTGACCAGAAAATACTGGAAGCCAAGGTCAATGTGTTTCTTGAGCTGGATCGTCAGCGCAAGAAACTGCAGCAAGCTGTGGTCCAGATGAAACGGCTGAAAGATGAGAATGAGCGTCTGTTGCATGCATTGGGCGAGGCTCTGATCGGTGCTGATGCCCGGGGCCGGGTATCTTTCTGCAATGAAGCGGCCTGTGCACTGCTGCGCAGTCCTCGTGATGAGCTGGTCGGCAAGGATATCGCAGCGCTGATCTTCAACGACGATACTGGCAGACGCCGCTGGGAGTGGAAGGATTCACCGCTGCGACAGGCCTGCCAGCAGGGTGAAAGCTGGAAAAACGAACACAGCCTCTACACACAGGACGAAGATGGGCTGATAGCCTTGTCTGTACGGGGCAACGCGATTACTGATGATGCTGGCAATTTTACCGGTGTTGTCATTGTGCTGCGCAAGGCCGACGATGAAAATGATGTACGGGACAGCCGCAAGGACCATCGCCGCCACCCCCGCAAGAAACTGTTTAGGGAAATGGTGGTGTTTGATCGCAGCACTGGTGGTAACGTGGGCCGGTTGATGAATATCAGTCTTGACGGGTTCAAATTGTTTACCCGCCGGGAGCTTCCCCAGGGCGAGGTTTTACAGATGGGGATGGTGCTTCCGGATCAGATCGCCGGGGTCAACACTATCAGCTTTGATGCCCGGGTGGTGTGGTCGGAAATTCTGGATGCGCCTGGGGAATACCAGGTGGGTTTCCAGTTCATGGAGCTGACAGAGATCACAGCTAATGTGATCGCGAATTTGATGGACAAATACTGAAATGAGCGAGCACATCGAGACGCAGGAAAATCAGGATCTTCCCCCGTCATTGCTGCCTTATGGCTTTGCCAGGCGCTATGGTGTGCTGCTGCGTGAGAAAGGCGGTCGTCGTGAATTGTGTTATCGCAAGGACGTGCCGCTTTCTGCGCTCAGTGAGGTGCAGCGTCATATCGGCAGGTTGCCAGCGCTGGTGCCAATGGATGATGCGGCGTTTGCTTCTGCCATGGCCATTGCCTACGAACAGCAGCGTGGGGCCGCAGCGGAAGCAGCCGATGACCTCGAAGGGCTGGATCTGGCCAGTTTGGCAGATTCCCTGCCGGAAACCTCGGATCTGCTTGAGCAGGAAGATGATGCGCCGATTATCCGGCTGATCAATGCGCTTTTGCAGGAGGCGATCCGCGAGGATGCTTCTGACATACACATTGAAACGTTCGAGCGCCGCCTGGTTGTTCGCCTTCGGGTGGATGGAGTGCTTCGTGAAATCCTTACCCCCAAGCGGGAACTGGCACCGCTGCTGGTTTCACGGATCAAGGTCATGGCGCGGCTGGATATCGCTGAAAAACGGATACCCCAGGATGGGCGTATCTCTTTGCGAATCGGCGGGCGGGACGTGGATGTGCGTGTATCCACCATGCCGTCCAGCAATGGTGAACGAGTGGTGCTGCGTCTGCTGGACAAGCAGGCAGGGCGCCTTCAGTTGTCCCATCTGGGCATGGGGGACGTGTGCGACCAGCAGATGCGTGAGCTCATTCACAAGCCCCACGGTATTATCCTGGTTACCGGGCCTACCGGTTCCGGTAAAACTACCACCCTGTACGCCTCGTTGGCGGATCTGAACGACAGCACCCGCAATATTCTGACTGTGGAAGACCCCATCGAATACCAGCTTGAAGGTATTGGTCAGACCCAGGTCAACACCAAAGTGGACATGACCTTTGCTCGTGGATTGCGCGCGATTCTTCGTCAGGATCCGGATGTGGTGATGGTGGGTGAGATCCGGGATCTGGAAACCGCGGAAATTGCCGTACAGGCATCATTGACCGGCCATCTGGTGCTTTCCACCCTGCATACCAATACCGCTGTTGGCGCGGTTACCCGCCTGCAAGACATGGGCATCGAGCCGTTCCTGCTTTCCAGCTCACTGCTTGGTGCACTGGCGCAAAGACTGGTGCGCGTTCTGTGTGATGATTGCAAAACACCCTACCAGCCCAGCGCCAGCGAGCTGAAAATGATGGGGTTTCCGGAAGATGAGTCCTGTACGCTCTATCACCCCAAAGGCTGCGATGCCTGTAATCAGCAAGGCTACCGGGGGCGAACCGGTATCTACGAGCTGGTACTGGTTGATGAGACCATGCGTCAGCTCATTCACGACCGGGCCGGCGAGCTGGAACTGAACCGACACGCCCGCACCCTCACTACTGGTATCCGTGAGGATGGCTGGCGTAAAGTACTGGCTGGACACACCAGCGTGGAAGAAGTGCTACGTGTGACCCGCGAGGACTGACCGGACCCCTGATCCATGCCTGCATTCGAATATCGATCCCTGGATCACAGGGGTAAAATCAAAAAAGGCACTCTGGAAGCTGATAGCGCTCGCCAGGTGCGACAACAGCTCCGTGACAAGGGCTGGGTACCCATTGAAGTCAATGAAGCCCATGACAGCAGCAGCTCTGCCGGTCTGGGGCGCTTTTCCGCCTCCGGCAAACTTAACGGCGCCGAACAGGCGCTGCTGACTCGTCAGCTCGCAACCCTGCTCAAATCCGGACTGCCCGTCGAGCAGGCTCTCTCGGCAGTGGCCAAGCAGGCCGCCAATGACCGTATCGAGCGGATCATTCTGGCGGTGCGCGCCAAGGTGCGCGAGGGCTTCAGCCTGGCCCACAGCTTCGAATCCTTCCCCCGCGCCTTCCCGGAGATGTACCGCGCCACGGTGTCCGCGGGGGAGCAAAGCGGGCACCTTGAGCAGGTTCTGGAACAGCTGGCTGATTACCTGGAAACTCGCCATGACACCGGCCGTTCGGTGGCTCAGGCAATGATCTACCCGGCTTTCATAATGGTGTTTGCCACCATCGTCATCATGTTGATGATGACCTTTGTGGTGCCCAAGCTGGTAGCGGTCTTCGAGGGGCGTGACCAGGCGCTGCCTATGCTGACTCGCATTGTCATGGCGCTCAGTGACTTCGCCCGCGACTGGGGCTGGCTGCTGATGTTGCTTATTATTGTGGCGGTGGTGGGCTTCATGCGCGCCATGCGTGACCCGGGGTTTCGCCTGCGGGTACACCGCAAACTGGTGACCACTCCCATGATCGGGACCATGCTGCGGGCTGCGGACAGCGCCCGCCTGGCCAGCACACTGGGCATTCTTGGCCGATCCGGTGTTCCACTGGTTGATGCACTGTTTATTGCCGCGCAGGTGGTCGGTAATCTTGAGGTAAGGAACGCGGTCAAGAATGCCGCCGCCAAGGTCCGCGAGGGCGGTAGCCTGAGTCGGGCACTGGATGCCAGCGGTTATTTCCCGCCCATGCTGGTACAAATGATTGCCAGTGGTGAAGCCAGCGGTGAGCTGGATCATATGCTCACCCGGGCGGCGGATTATCAGGAACGGGAACTGAGTAGTACGGTCAATACTATGGTGGGCCTGCTGGGCCCCATCATGCTGCTGTTCATGGCCGGTGTGGTGGTGCTTATCGTGCTGTCAGTCATGTTGCCCATCATGCAGATGAACAATTTACTAGCCGGATAGGTGAAGGAATGAAAACGAAAGGCGCCATGTCGGGGTTTACCCTGCTGGAAATTATGGTGGTTGTGGCCATTATCGGTCTGTTGGCCGCGGTCATCGTCCCCAATGTGATCGGGCAGGGTGAAGGGGCCAAAGTAGACCTGACCAAGGCCAACATGGGCAAGATTGTCCAGCAGCTGGACCTCTACAAGTTCAATAACGGCAGTTATCCCACCAGTGAAGAAGGGCTCAATGCATTGGTAGAGCGCCCGGCGTCTGCCCGCAAATGGCCTGACGGCGGTTATCTTTCCAGCGTGCCAGAGGATGCCTGGAATAATGACTATGTCTATATCAGCCCCGGTGTTGAAGGCCCCTTCGATCTGCTTTCCCTTGGCGCCGATGGCGTAGAGGGTGGTGAAGGCTCCGATGCGGATATCAACTGGCGCGACATTCAGTAGCATGCGCCTACGCCCCGTCGCTCAGGCAGGATTCACGCTACTGGAAATCATGGTAGTGGTGATGCTGATGGGGCTGCTAACGGCGGTGCTGGTATCCCAGGGAAACTGGACCAGCGATGACCGGCAGCTCGAAGAGGAAGCGGCCCGCCTGGAAGATACTCTGGCACTCCTCAATGAGCGCAGTCTGTTCTCCGGTCAATTGTTGGCGTTGCGCCTGGAAACTACTGGCTGGACCCCTCTCGCCTACGACAGAATCGAAGGTGACTTCCTGCCGGTGGATGACACGGCGCTGAAAGCCCATCGGCTGCCGCCTTCACTGGAACTGGTTTGGGAACTGGATGACCTGGCCGATGATCAGGCCAGCCTGAGTGATGTGGCCGAAACCCTGGTTCAGGACGATGTTATGGTCGGCACTGGGGAGGGGCTGCTCGACGGTGAAGAAGGGGATGAATCGGACCAGGATGATGAAGTTTTTCCCCAAGTGTTTTTCTTTCCCAGTGGCGAGGTCTCGCCGCTGACCCTGACACTTCGCGCCTATGACGATGTGGAAGCCGAGCAACGTTTGCGGGTGTCTGCCCTGGGCCAGTTCAGTGATCCGGATGCAGAGAGTGATGAGGAGAACGAGCCGTGAGCAGAGTTCAGAGAGGGTTTACCCTGGTGGAGGTGCTGGTCGCGGTGTCCATCCTGGCGCTGGTCATGGTTACCCTTGGACAGAGCATGGGGGCCACAGCCCGGGCCTATACCAACATCAATGAGACCCATCTGGGGTTCCTGGTAGCGTCTGACAAGCTGGTGGAGATGCAGGTGTATC from Alcanivorax sp. includes the following:
- the gspF gene encoding type II secretion system inner membrane protein GspF; this encodes MPAFEYRSLDHRGKIKKGTLEADSARQVRQQLRDKGWVPIEVNEAHDSSSSAGLGRFSASGKLNGAEQALLTRQLATLLKSGLPVEQALSAVAKQAANDRIERIILAVRAKVREGFSLAHSFESFPRAFPEMYRATVSAGEQSGHLEQVLEQLADYLETRHDTGRSVAQAMIYPAFIMVFATIVIMLMMTFVVPKLVAVFEGRDQALPMLTRIVMALSDFARDWGWLLMLLIIVAVVGFMRAMRDPGFRLRVHRKLVTTPMIGTMLRAADSARLASTLGILGRSGVPLVDALFIAAQVVGNLEVRNAVKNAAAKVREGGSLSRALDASGYFPPMLVQMIASGEASGELDHMLTRAADYQERELSSTVNTMVGLLGPIMLLFMAGVVVLIVLSVMLPIMQMNNLLAG
- the gspG gene encoding type II secretion system major pseudopilin GspG, encoding MKTKGAMSGFTLLEIMVVVAIIGLLAAVIVPNVIGQGEGAKVDLTKANMGKIVQQLDLYKFNNGSYPTSEEGLNALVERPASARKWPDGGYLSSVPEDAWNNDYVYISPGVEGPFDLLSLGADGVEGGEGSDADINWRDIQ
- the gspH gene encoding type II secretion system minor pseudopilin GspH, whose amino-acid sequence is MRLRPVAQAGFTLLEIMVVVMLMGLLTAVLVSQGNWTSDDRQLEEEAARLEDTLALLNERSLFSGQLLALRLETTGWTPLAYDRIEGDFLPVDDTALKAHRLPPSLELVWELDDLADDQASLSDVAETLVQDDVMVGTGEGLLDGEEGDESDQDDEVFPQVFFFPSGEVSPLTLTLRAYDDVEAEQRLRVSALGQFSDPDAESDEENEP
- a CDS encoding response regulator, producing the protein MKQNILVVDDHRENLIALEAILDGEGRNLVMAQSGNEALSLALKYDFALVLLDVQMPEMDGFEVAELMRKNKKTHHIPIIFVTAISKEQKYVFKGYECGAVDYLFKPIDQKILEAKVNVFLELDRQRKKLQQAVVQMKRLKDENERLLHALGEALIGADARGRVSFCNEAACALLRSPRDELVGKDIAALIFNDDTGRRRWEWKDSPLRQACQQGESWKNEHSLYTQDEDGLIALSVRGNAITDDAGNFTGVVIVLRKADDENDVRDSRKDHRRHPRKKLFREMVVFDRSTGGNVGRLMNISLDGFKLFTRRELPQGEVLQMGMVLPDQIAGVNTISFDARVVWSEILDAPGEYQVGFQFMELTEITANVIANLMDKY
- a CDS encoding response regulator, translating into MIEQKLLLVDDQPANLVSLEAVLEGEGRTLIKAHSGQEALKILLKEDISLVLLDVQMPGMDGFEVAELMRQRKDTQTIPIIFVTAISKEKKYVFKGYQAGAVDYLFKPLDPLILKSKVDFFLSLDKQRRELQQKLREAQAHRAAYEAGKTQRGEGSGNSS
- the gspE gene encoding type II secretion system ATPase GspE — protein: MSEHIETQENQDLPPSLLPYGFARRYGVLLREKGGRRELCYRKDVPLSALSEVQRHIGRLPALVPMDDAAFASAMAIAYEQQRGAAAEAADDLEGLDLASLADSLPETSDLLEQEDDAPIIRLINALLQEAIREDASDIHIETFERRLVVRLRVDGVLREILTPKRELAPLLVSRIKVMARLDIAEKRIPQDGRISLRIGGRDVDVRVSTMPSSNGERVVLRLLDKQAGRLQLSHLGMGDVCDQQMRELIHKPHGIILVTGPTGSGKTTTLYASLADLNDSTRNILTVEDPIEYQLEGIGQTQVNTKVDMTFARGLRAILRQDPDVVMVGEIRDLETAEIAVQASLTGHLVLSTLHTNTAVGAVTRLQDMGIEPFLLSSSLLGALAQRLVRVLCDDCKTPYQPSASELKMMGFPEDESCTLYHPKGCDACNQQGYRGRTGIYELVLVDETMRQLIHDRAGELELNRHARTLTTGIREDGWRKVLAGHTSVEEVLRVTRED
- a CDS encoding protein-glutamate O-methyltransferase CheR — its product is MAEPYPIDDDEISVEDIEIRLLLEAIYQMYGYDFRSYSKASIRRRVMHRMAMSGFASIMEMTDKVLRDRPFFVTLLNDLTVNVTEMYRDPEFYRAFREEVVPVLKTFPFIKIWHAGCSTGEEIYSMAILLEEEGLYDRAMIYATDIDKNVLASAKKGIYSIEAVKQYGDNYRRAGGKHSLSDYFTARYDSVIMEQRLKRNIVFADHDLATDQVFGEMHVILCRNVLIYFDRALQARVIRLFSDSLDMGGYLCLGTKESLRFSGQEETFDVINKPLRIFRKRQLLHHA
- a CDS encoding chemotaxis protein CheB, whose translation is MDRIGPVKAIVMGASWGGLNAYTRILSALPVGFPAAILLVQHQHASAENRLPWLLARYCQLPVIAPEDKEEILPGCVYVAPPGYHMLVEEDETLAFSAGRPVLFSRPSVDELFLSAGAVYGKQLAAVILTGANEDGAKGIDYIRRRGGFTIAQSPVSAEAPAMPEAAIKTGAVSRVLDLEAIGPFLAEQVAG